One part of the Mesorhizobium sp. M4B.F.Ca.ET.058.02.1.1 genome encodes these proteins:
- the rfaE1 gene encoding D-glycero-beta-D-manno-heptose-7-phosphate kinase, with protein MINHHLPSPEPLHRAIARFGGVTVLVVGDFILDRFVSGVIERISPEAPIPVLHGRGEMLAMGGAGNVVSNIVSLGAAAIPVSVIGADKAGDDLMRMLGELGAETFGLSQQRDRMTSSKSRFSALNQQVLRFDEEEVKSLNAAERSTLVEHFRTALARADIVILSDYGKGMLLDGVAGELISICREAGKPVLVDPKGRDYARYAGATAVTPNRKELGEAVGRAVFADDEIVAATRELISAHGFDFVVATRSEKGMSVVEPDDARHIATQAREVFDVSGAGDTVIATFALALAAGADRVQAATIANAAGGVVVGKRGTARLTVEELTGALFRSHGPVAHKDAILDAAAAARMVAAWKEEGLTVGFTNGCFDILHAGHVSLLHAARSQCDRLVLGLNSDASVRRLKGPGRPVNDQHDRACVLAALASVDAVVVFEEDTPLALIEALLPDILVKGADYTIDKVVGADVVQKAGGRVVLVDLVAGKSTTGTIGRMRATN; from the coding sequence ATGATCAATCATCATCTGCCTTCCCCGGAACCTTTGCACCGCGCCATCGCGCGCTTTGGCGGCGTCACCGTGCTGGTGGTCGGCGACTTCATCCTCGACCGTTTCGTCAGCGGCGTGATCGAGCGGATCTCGCCGGAGGCGCCCATTCCGGTGCTGCACGGACGTGGCGAGATGCTGGCGATGGGCGGTGCCGGCAACGTCGTCTCCAACATCGTCTCGCTGGGCGCCGCCGCAATTCCTGTTTCGGTGATCGGCGCCGACAAGGCGGGCGACGATCTGATGCGGATGCTTGGCGAGCTTGGCGCCGAGACATTCGGCCTGTCGCAGCAGCGCGACCGCATGACCTCGTCGAAGAGCCGCTTCAGCGCGCTCAATCAGCAGGTGTTGCGTTTCGACGAGGAGGAGGTGAAGTCGCTCAACGCCGCCGAGCGATCGACGCTGGTCGAGCATTTCCGCACGGCCCTTGCGCGCGCCGACATCGTCATCCTGTCCGATTACGGCAAGGGCATGCTGCTCGACGGCGTCGCCGGCGAGCTGATCTCGATCTGCCGCGAGGCGGGAAAGCCGGTGCTGGTCGATCCCAAGGGCCGCGACTATGCCCGCTATGCAGGCGCGACGGCGGTCACGCCCAACCGCAAGGAACTCGGCGAGGCCGTGGGGCGCGCGGTGTTTGCCGATGACGAGATCGTGGCGGCGACGCGGGAACTGATCTCGGCGCATGGCTTCGACTTCGTCGTCGCGACGCGCAGCGAAAAGGGCATGAGCGTCGTCGAGCCCGACGATGCGCGCCACATCGCCACGCAGGCGCGGGAGGTGTTCGACGTCTCCGGCGCCGGCGATACTGTCATCGCCACCTTCGCGCTCGCACTCGCGGCGGGCGCCGACCGTGTGCAGGCCGCTACAATCGCCAATGCCGCCGGCGGCGTCGTGGTGGGCAAGCGCGGCACGGCGCGGCTGACGGTCGAGGAACTGACGGGGGCGCTGTTCCGCTCGCATGGGCCGGTCGCGCACAAGGATGCCATCCTCGACGCCGCCGCGGCAGCCAGGATGGTGGCCGCGTGGAAAGAGGAAGGGCTGACAGTCGGCTTCACCAATGGCTGCTTCGACATCCTGCATGCCGGCCATGTCAGCCTGCTGCACGCGGCGCGCAGCCAGTGCGACCGGCTGGTGCTCGGCCTCAACAGCGATGCTTCGGTGCGCCGGCTGAAGGGCCCGGGACGTCCGGTCAACGACCAGCACGACCGCGCCTGCGTGCTGGCGGCCCTAGCCTCGGTCGACGCCGTCGTCGTCTTCGAGGAAGACACGCCGCTGGCGCTGATCGAAGCCTTGTTGCCCGACATTCTGGTCAAGGGCGCCGACTATACGATCGACAAGGTGGTCGGCGCCGACGTGGTGCAGAAGGCCGGCGGGCGCGTGGTGCTGGTCGACCTCGTCGCCGGCAAGAGCACGACCGGCACCATCGGCAGGATGCGCGCTACCAATTGA
- a CDS encoding LysR family transcriptional regulator, whose amino-acid sequence MALDWDKLRVFHAAAEAGSFTHAAETLHLSQSAISRQVSALEHDVGVALFHRHARGLVLTEQGEMLFRTAHDVLMKLETIKSRLTEAKDRPSGVLRVTTTVGLGAGWLTERVQEFIELYPEISLQLILANEELDLTMRQADCAIRLRQPQQPDLIQRRLFTVHFHLYAAPSYISRYGKPASIAELRNHRIVTFGVPVPSHLSELNWLETVGDFENGQRVPTLQINDILSIKRAVQGGAGIAMLPDYVINKDSGLIQLLPETEVPSFDTYFAYPDAMKNQAKLHVFRDFIIAKARSWSF is encoded by the coding sequence ATGGCGCTGGACTGGGACAAGCTTCGCGTGTTTCACGCTGCGGCGGAGGCTGGGTCGTTCACCCATGCCGCCGAGACGTTGCACCTGTCGCAGTCGGCGATCTCGCGTCAGGTCAGTGCGCTGGAGCATGATGTCGGCGTGGCGCTGTTCCACCGCCACGCGCGCGGCCTGGTGCTGACCGAGCAGGGCGAAATGCTGTTCCGCACGGCGCACGACGTGCTGATGAAGCTGGAGACGATCAAATCGCGGCTGACCGAGGCCAAGGATCGGCCGTCCGGCGTGCTGAGGGTGACGACCACGGTCGGTCTTGGTGCCGGCTGGCTGACCGAACGCGTGCAGGAATTCATCGAACTCTATCCCGAGATCAGCCTGCAGCTGATTCTCGCCAACGAAGAGCTCGACCTCACCATGCGCCAGGCCGACTGCGCCATCCGGCTGCGTCAGCCGCAGCAGCCGGATCTCATCCAGCGCCGCCTGTTCACCGTGCATTTCCATCTCTACGCGGCGCCCTCCTACATCAGCAGATACGGCAAACCGGCCTCGATCGCCGAGCTTCGGAACCATCGCATCGTCACCTTCGGCGTGCCGGTGCCGTCGCACCTGTCGGAGCTAAACTGGCTGGAGACGGTCGGCGATTTCGAAAATGGGCAAAGAGTGCCGACGCTGCAGATCAACGACATCCTGTCGATCAAGCGCGCGGTGCAGGGTGGCGCCGGCATCGCCATGCTGCCCGACTACGTGATCAACAAGGATTCGGGCCTGATCCAGCTCCTGCCGGAGACGGAGGTGCCGTCCTTCGATACCTATTTCGCCTATCCGGACGCGATGAAGAACCAGGCCAAGCTGCATGTCTTTCGCGATTTCATCATCGCCAAGGCGCGCAGCTGGTCCTTCTAG
- a CDS encoding EAL domain-containing protein, which produces MSILATIKDHSGRIYRGIQFLLVLSIAATALGAAGLVRDSSFTSALIVSMVATGLALLVLMYMRSSVVQRLRSAAAAEAEKHHFLAVDAMTGAMTRRYVLEALDERLGTLRSRREASLLLIDLDHFKQLNDTFGHQFGDLALAHLVKAAERIFADGVVGRLGGDEFAVIVPHGNLAVINKDARRLLDVMRAGKSHEGKIVPLSISIGVALAPAHASNTTELMLLADLALYESKAGGRGRVTVFDEEMLSDKRYRRLVERELRAAIYLGELDLHYQPIVDTDRSTFALEGLVRWRHPVRGLISPADFIPIAERSTLIDMLGEWVFRRACADIAHFPGLRISINVSGEQLKRDEIVTMCDRVLRETGRLAAEFIIEITETVATAATPEILKRLEALRGLGFHIALDDFGTGHCGINYLKTLPIDSIKIDRSYISSLAHDQVAQIFVSALAQIARIQHVTIVAEGVETEEEFTLARAAGCNRFQGYFFGRPAPRQKAGALPAADAAALALIA; this is translated from the coding sequence ATGAGCATACTGGCCACGATCAAGGATCACAGCGGCAGAATCTACCGCGGTATCCAGTTCCTGCTTGTACTGAGCATCGCCGCGACCGCGCTCGGCGCGGCCGGCCTGGTCAGGGACTCCTCCTTCACGAGCGCCCTCATCGTTTCGATGGTGGCGACTGGCCTGGCGCTGCTGGTGCTGATGTACATGCGCAGCAGCGTGGTCCAGCGCCTGCGCTCGGCGGCGGCCGCCGAAGCGGAGAAGCATCATTTTCTGGCCGTCGACGCGATGACCGGCGCCATGACCCGCCGCTATGTCCTCGAAGCGCTCGACGAGCGGCTGGGCACCTTGCGCAGCCGGCGCGAGGCGAGCCTGCTGTTGATTGATCTCGATCACTTCAAACAGCTCAACGACACGTTCGGCCATCAATTCGGCGACCTCGCCCTGGCGCATCTGGTCAAGGCCGCAGAGCGTATCTTCGCCGACGGCGTAGTCGGGCGGCTGGGTGGCGACGAATTCGCCGTCATCGTTCCGCACGGCAATCTGGCAGTGATCAACAAGGATGCGCGCCGGCTGCTCGATGTGATGCGGGCAGGCAAATCGCATGAAGGCAAGATCGTCCCGCTATCAATCTCGATCGGCGTGGCACTAGCTCCCGCGCACGCCTCGAACACGACGGAGCTGATGTTGCTTGCCGACCTCGCCCTCTATGAGAGCAAGGCCGGCGGCCGTGGCCGCGTCACCGTGTTCGACGAGGAGATGCTGTCGGACAAGCGCTACCGTCGCCTGGTCGAGCGCGAGCTTCGAGCGGCCATCTACCTCGGCGAGCTTGACCTCCACTATCAACCGATCGTCGATACCGACCGATCGACCTTTGCGCTTGAAGGGCTCGTCCGCTGGCGCCATCCGGTGCGTGGCCTGATATCACCGGCCGACTTCATACCGATCGCCGAGCGTTCGACCTTGATCGACATGCTCGGCGAATGGGTATTCAGGCGCGCTTGCGCCGACATCGCACATTTTCCCGGGCTCCGCATCAGCATCAACGTTTCCGGCGAGCAGCTGAAGCGCGACGAGATCGTCACCATGTGCGACCGCGTGCTCCGCGAAACCGGCAGGTTGGCGGCTGAGTTCATAATCGAGATCACCGAGACGGTGGCGACCGCGGCCACGCCCGAAATCCTGAAGCGCCTGGAAGCCCTGCGCGGGCTCGGCTTCCACATCGCGCTCGACGATTTCGGCACCGGCCATTGCGGCATCAACTATCTCAAGACCTTGCCCATCGACAGTATCAAGATCGACCGCTCCTATATCAGCAGCCTCGCCCACGATCAGGTGGCCCAGATCTTCGTCTCGGCGCTGGCGCAGATCGCACGCATCCAGCATGTCACCATCGTCGCCGAAGGCGTCGAGACGGAAGAGGAGTTCACCCTCGCCAGGGCAGCCGGCTGCAACCGCTTCCAGGGCTATTTCTTCGGCAGGCCGGCACCGCGCCAAAAGGCCGGCGCTCTCCCCGCCGCCGATGCCGCAGCGCTGGCCCTGATCGCCTGA
- a CDS encoding LysE family translocator, giving the protein MPSSELLIAFFATTAIFAYIPGPAMLYAAAQTMARGRWSGLTAALGIHLGGYVHVLAAAAGLSVLFHAVPPLYMAVKLIGALYLIWLGVSLFRARTQGGDSALPAIERKSARRAFFESITVEVLNPKTAIFFMAFLPQFIDASAAFPVWLQFVILGTLVNLMFSSADIACVFLAGAMIAGLRRSSRAQRLMQRAGCAVLVGLGVHVALQKS; this is encoded by the coding sequence ATGCCGTCGAGCGAACTGCTCATCGCGTTTTTCGCCACCACGGCGATCTTCGCCTACATTCCCGGTCCTGCCATGCTCTACGCGGCGGCGCAGACGATGGCGCGCGGGCGCTGGTCAGGTTTGACGGCGGCGCTCGGCATCCATCTCGGCGGCTATGTGCATGTCCTTGCGGCGGCAGCGGGTCTTTCGGTGCTGTTCCATGCCGTTCCGCCGCTCTACATGGCGGTCAAGCTCATCGGCGCGCTCTATCTGATTTGGCTCGGCGTCTCGCTTTTCCGCGCCAGGACGCAAGGCGGCGACTCGGCGCTGCCCGCCATCGAGCGGAAATCGGCCCGCCGCGCCTTTTTCGAGAGCATCACCGTCGAAGTGCTCAATCCCAAGACGGCGATCTTCTTCATGGCGTTCCTGCCGCAATTCATCGATGCCTCGGCGGCATTTCCGGTCTGGCTGCAGTTCGTCATCCTTGGCACCCTCGTCAACCTGATGTTCTCCTCCGCCGACATAGCGTGCGTCTTCCTGGCCGGGGCGATGATCGCCGGGCTGCGGCGTTCGAGCCGCGCGCAGCGGCTGATGCAGCGCGCGGGCTGCGCGGTGCTGGTTGGTCTCGGCGTCCATGTCGCCCTGCAGAAGAGCTGA
- a CDS encoding elongation factor G: MGTRAGGRRTGPKCIAIVGPFASGKTTLLEAILARTGAIPRQNPVSSGSTVSDHSAEARAHAMSVEATFATTEFMGEQLTFVDCPGSIEFAFEAEPVLAACDAAVVVAEADEKKIPALQLIMRKLDDLGVPRILFLNKVDKAIAGVRDTLKMLQPASSVPLLLRQIPLRKDGVVIGSIDLALERAYIYREYAESQVADIPSDDKARELEARFSMLETLADHDDQLMEQLLEEIEPPKDAIFDDLAADLRAGAVTPVLIGTAEKGNGVLRLLKAIRHDAPDIEATRKRLGAPDGNQTVVQVMKTIHTAHGGKLSVSRVLSGQLADAAELYLSNGESAKVSGIYKMLGKDQLKLASAKTGDTVALGKLDNVKTGQTLSSVKGGSKPLVTLEPPQPVFAFALRPKERKDEVKMSAAIQRLAEEDPSLSLRHNQDSAETVLSGHGEMHLRVVRERLEGKNQIPVEGHAPAVPYRETIRKPAQQRGRHKKQSGGHGQFGDVVIEIKPLPRGTGFQFTDTITGGVVPKTYIQSVETGIRDYLKSGPLGFPVVDVAVNLSDGSYHAVDSSDMAFQMAAKLAMKEGMAACSPVLLEPVMKVEIVTPSDATSKIIALIPQRRGQILGYDARPDWPGWDVVEATMPQAEIGDLIIELRSATAGVASYRAAFDHMAELTGRLADEAMNASGKAA, encoded by the coding sequence ATGGGTACTCGCGCCGGAGGACGACGCACGGGACCGAAATGCATAGCCATAGTCGGTCCCTTCGCAAGCGGTAAGACGACACTTCTCGAAGCAATCCTCGCCCGGACGGGCGCCATTCCCCGCCAGAATCCCGTTTCATCAGGCAGCACAGTTTCCGATCATTCGGCCGAGGCCCGCGCCCACGCCATGAGCGTCGAGGCGACCTTCGCCACCACGGAATTCATGGGCGAGCAGCTCACCTTCGTCGATTGTCCCGGCTCGATCGAGTTCGCCTTCGAGGCCGAACCGGTGCTTGCCGCCTGCGATGCCGCCGTTGTCGTGGCCGAAGCCGACGAGAAGAAGATCCCCGCGCTGCAGCTCATCATGCGCAAGCTCGACGATCTTGGCGTGCCGCGCATCCTGTTCCTGAACAAGGTCGACAAGGCGATCGCCGGAGTGCGCGACACGCTGAAGATGCTGCAGCCGGCAAGTTCGGTGCCGCTGCTGCTGCGCCAGATTCCGCTGCGCAAGGACGGTGTCGTCATCGGTTCGATCGATCTCGCGCTGGAGCGGGCCTACATCTACCGCGAATATGCCGAAAGCCAGGTCGCTGACATCCCAAGCGACGACAAGGCTCGTGAGCTGGAAGCCCGCTTCTCCATGCTGGAGACGCTCGCCGACCATGACGACCAGTTGATGGAGCAGCTGCTCGAGGAGATCGAACCGCCGAAGGATGCCATCTTCGACGATCTCGCCGCCGATCTTCGCGCCGGCGCGGTGACGCCGGTGCTGATTGGCACCGCCGAGAAGGGCAATGGCGTGCTGCGTCTCCTGAAGGCGATCCGCCATGACGCGCCCGACATCGAGGCGACCCGCAAGCGCCTTGGCGCGCCCGACGGCAACCAGACCGTTGTCCAGGTGATGAAGACCATCCACACCGCCCATGGCGGCAAGCTGTCGGTCTCGCGGGTGCTGTCCGGGCAGCTCGCCGACGCGGCCGAGCTTTACCTCTCGAACGGCGAAAGCGCCAAGGTCTCCGGCATCTACAAGATGCTTGGCAAGGATCAGCTGAAGCTCGCCTCCGCCAAGACCGGCGACACCGTCGCGCTGGGCAAGCTCGACAACGTCAAGACCGGCCAGACGCTGAGTTCGGTCAAGGGCGGCAGCAAGCCGCTGGTCACGCTGGAGCCACCGCAGCCGGTGTTCGCCTTCGCGCTGCGGCCGAAGGAGCGCAAGGACGAGGTCAAGATGTCGGCCGCCATCCAGCGCCTGGCCGAGGAGGATCCCTCGCTCAGCCTGCGCCACAACCAGGACTCCGCCGAGACTGTGCTGTCGGGACATGGCGAAATGCACCTGCGGGTCGTGCGCGAGCGGCTCGAGGGCAAGAACCAGATCCCGGTCGAGGGCCACGCTCCGGCCGTGCCCTATCGCGAGACGATCCGCAAACCGGCGCAGCAGCGCGGCCGCCACAAGAAGCAGTCCGGCGGCCACGGCCAGTTCGGCGACGTGGTGATCGAGATCAAGCCTCTGCCGCGCGGCACTGGCTTCCAGTTCACCGACACCATCACCGGCGGCGTGGTGCCGAAGACCTACATTCAGTCGGTGGAGACAGGCATACGCGACTATCTGAAATCGGGACCGCTCGGCTTCCCCGTGGTCGATGTCGCAGTCAATCTCTCGGACGGCTCGTACCATGCCGTCGACTCCTCCGACATGGCCTTCCAGATGGCGGCCAAGCTGGCGATGAAGGAGGGCATGGCTGCCTGCTCGCCGGTGCTGCTCGAGCCGGTGATGAAGGTCGAGATCGTCACACCGTCCGACGCGACATCGAAGATCATCGCGTTGATCCCGCAGCGGCGCGGCCAGATCCTCGGTTATGACGCGCGGCCTGATTGGCCGGGATGGGATGTCGTCGAGGCGACCATGCCGCAGGCCGAGATCGGCGATCTGATCATCGAGTTGCGCTCGGCAACCGCCGGCGTCGCCAGCTATCGGGCAGCCTTTGACCACATGGCCGAGCTTACCGGCCGGCTGGCCGACGAAGCGATGAACGCCAGCGGCAAGGCTGCCTGA
- the trxB gene encoding thioredoxin-disulfide reductase produces the protein MTTKHAPVLIIGSGPAGYTAAIYAARAMLKPMLVAGLQQGGQLMITTDVENYPGFADPIQGPWLMEQMLKQAEHVGTDIVNDIITEVDLNVRPFRAKGDSGTTYTADALIIATGAQAKWLGIPSEQTFMGFGVSACATCDGFFYRGKDVAVVGGGNSAVEEALYLSNLAKSVTVIHRRGDFRAERILRERLFKKENVRVIWDTVVDEITGQPGKAPLPPSVEGLTLRNVVTGEVTRLKVDGVFVAIGHAPAVELFVGKLKQKPNGYLWTAPDSTRTDVPGVFAAGDVTDDIYRQAVTAAGLGCMAALEAEKYLAGIEVHREAAE, from the coding sequence ATGACCACCAAGCACGCGCCAGTCCTCATCATCGGCTCCGGCCCAGCCGGCTATACGGCGGCGATCTATGCCGCCCGCGCCATGCTGAAACCCATGCTGGTCGCCGGCCTGCAGCAGGGCGGCCAGTTGATGATCACCACCGACGTCGAAAACTATCCGGGCTTTGCCGATCCTATCCAGGGTCCATGGCTGATGGAGCAGATGCTGAAGCAGGCCGAGCATGTCGGCACCGACATCGTCAACGACATCATCACCGAGGTCGACCTCAACGTGCGGCCGTTCCGGGCCAAGGGCGATTCCGGCACCACCTACACCGCCGACGCGCTGATCATCGCCACCGGCGCGCAGGCGAAATGGCTGGGCATTCCCTCCGAGCAGACCTTCATGGGCTTCGGCGTCTCGGCCTGCGCAACCTGCGACGGCTTCTTCTATCGCGGCAAGGATGTCGCGGTGGTCGGCGGCGGCAATTCGGCGGTGGAGGAGGCGCTCTATCTCTCGAACCTCGCCAAGAGCGTCACCGTCATTCACCGGCGCGGCGACTTCCGCGCCGAGCGCATCCTGCGCGAGCGGCTGTTCAAGAAGGAGAATGTGCGCGTCATCTGGGACACGGTCGTCGACGAAATCACCGGGCAGCCCGGCAAGGCGCCGCTGCCGCCTTCGGTGGAAGGGCTGACGCTGCGCAATGTCGTGACCGGCGAGGTGACGCGGCTCAAGGTCGATGGCGTGTTCGTGGCGATCGGCCATGCGCCGGCGGTCGAGCTGTTCGTCGGCAAGCTGAAGCAGAAGCCGAACGGCTATCTGTGGACAGCGCCGGACTCGACCCGCACCGACGTGCCCGGTGTGTTCGCCGCCGGCGACGTCACCGACGACATCTACCGGCAGGCGGTGACGGCGGCCGGACTCGGCTGCATGGCCGCGCTCGAGGCTGAAAAATATCTCGCCGGGATCGAGGTGCACCGCGAGGCGGCGGAATAA
- a CDS encoding Lrp/AsnC family transcriptional regulator, with amino-acid sequence MPLKADLDAIDWKILRELQDDGRMTNVELSNRVGISAPPCLRRVRRLEEAGIIRGYRALLNAPALGMDVVAFCLIGLHHQADAELKTFAERTRGWPIVRDAWMVSGESDFLLHCVASDLGTFQTFVIEELASAPNVDTVRTALTIRRVKDEGLVAF; translated from the coding sequence ATGCCGCTCAAAGCTGATCTCGACGCCATCGACTGGAAGATCCTGCGCGAGCTGCAGGATGACGGGCGCATGACCAATGTCGAGTTGTCCAACCGCGTCGGCATTTCGGCGCCGCCTTGCCTGCGCCGCGTCCGGCGGCTGGAGGAGGCCGGCATCATCCGCGGCTACCGCGCCCTGCTCAACGCGCCGGCGCTCGGCATGGATGTCGTCGCCTTCTGCCTCATCGGCCTGCATCATCAGGCCGACGCCGAGCTGAAGACCTTCGCCGAGCGCACGCGCGGCTGGCCGATCGTGCGCGACGCCTGGATGGTATCCGGTGAATCCGACTTCCTGCTGCACTGCGTGGCGAGCGACCTCGGCACCTTCCAGACCTTCGTCATCGAGGAACTGGCCTCGGCGCCGAATGTCGATACCGTGCGCACCGCGCTCACCATCCGTCGCGTCAAGGATGAGGGCCTGGTGGCGTTCTAA
- a CDS encoding HAD-IIIA family hydrolase — MADSKPPYPLDEPGLWVERTRDRTFATGLPAIFLDRDGTINVDTGYPSDPADIVLRPEMLPVIRTANLVGLPAIIISNQSGIARGYFGWAEFAAVNAKLLALLEVEQCRIDMVFACAYHSSGTGELAMGDHPMRKPNPGMLLRARDLLGVDIGRSIIVGDKADDMEAGRRAGLAEGWLVGGRFNKKAADGSFAIRKLMTGNDYRRLCDLIAGWARFRTPPGPHP; from the coding sequence ATGGCTGATAGCAAGCCGCCGTATCCGCTCGATGAGCCCGGTCTTTGGGTTGAGCGGACTCGCGACAGGACCTTTGCGACTGGCCTGCCAGCGATCTTTCTCGACCGCGACGGTACCATCAATGTCGACACCGGCTATCCGAGCGATCCCGCTGATATCGTGCTGCGGCCGGAAATGCTACCGGTTATCCGAACGGCCAATCTTGTCGGTCTTCCCGCAATTATCATCTCGAACCAATCAGGTATTGCGCGCGGTTATTTCGGCTGGGCTGAATTCGCCGCCGTGAATGCCAAGCTGCTGGCACTTCTCGAAGTCGAGCAATGCCGGATCGATATGGTGTTCGCCTGTGCGTACCATTCGAGTGGCACGGGTGAGCTGGCGATGGGCGATCATCCGATGCGCAAGCCCAATCCCGGCATGCTTTTGCGTGCTCGTGATTTGTTGGGTGTGGACATTGGTCGATCGATCATCGTTGGCGACAAGGCCGACGACATGGAAGCCGGTCGAAGGGCCGGGCTGGCGGAAGGCTGGCTGGTCGGCGGCAGGTTCAACAAAAAGGCCGCGGACGGCAGTTTTGCGATACGCAAGCTAATGACGGGCAATGATTATCGCAGATTGTGCGACCTAATTGCCGGGTGGGCGCGGTTTAGAACGCCACCAGGCCCTCATCCTTGA
- a CDS encoding SIS domain-containing protein: MSALNDYLVRSAAALTATVERDLTAEMERAVSTVVTALSQGKALLICGNGGSASDAIHIAGELVGRFLKERKAYNVIALPANAAVLTAWGNDYGFDTVFSRQVEAHGSQGAVLLAISTSGNSPSILAAAEQARMMSMTVISLTGDTGGKLKPLTDILLNVPSISTPIIQQGHLCLYHYLCEAVEARLSNG; encoded by the coding sequence ATGTCCGCACTGAACGACTATCTGGTTCGCTCGGCGGCCGCGCTTACGGCGACGGTCGAACGCGACCTTACCGCCGAGATGGAACGCGCCGTGAGCACGGTCGTCACCGCGCTGTCGCAAGGCAAGGCGCTGCTGATCTGCGGCAATGGCGGCTCGGCTAGCGATGCCATCCATATCGCCGGCGAGCTGGTCGGCCGCTTCCTCAAGGAGCGCAAGGCCTACAATGTCATCGCGCTGCCGGCCAATGCGGCGGTGCTGACCGCCTGGGGTAACGACTACGGTTTCGACACGGTTTTCTCGCGCCAGGTCGAGGCCCATGGCTCGCAAGGCGCCGTGCTGCTCGCCATCTCGACCAGCGGCAATTCGCCGAGCATCCTGGCTGCCGCCGAACAGGCTCGCATGATGAGCATGACGGTGATCAGCCTGACCGGCGACACCGGCGGCAAGCTCAAGCCGCTGACCGACATCCTGCTCAACGTGCCGTCGATCTCGACGCCGATCATCCAGCAGGGGCATCTGTGCCTCTACCATTATCTGTGCGAGGCGGTCGAAGCGCGTCTCAGCAATGGCTGA
- a CDS encoding isoprenylcysteine carboxylmethyltransferase family protein produces the protein MRTFSAIAGSALFLVVAPGVVAGLAPFLLTNRYQLPLSTVPAFVPVGWVLVVGATAMLLHAFTRFALEGLGTPAPVAPTERLVVSGIYRYVRNPMYVAVLSIILGQALLFSSWTLVAYGAVVGAAMVSFVRLYEEPTLARRYGAEYEAYRRAVPGWLPRLTPWRG, from the coding sequence ATGCGTACATTTTCAGCAATCGCCGGCAGCGCGCTGTTCCTTGTCGTGGCCCCCGGCGTCGTTGCCGGGCTGGCGCCTTTTCTTTTGACGAACCGCTACCAGCTGCCGCTGTCGACGGTGCCGGCCTTCGTTCCTGTCGGCTGGGTGCTGGTTGTGGGAGCGACAGCCATGCTGCTGCACGCCTTCACCCGCTTCGCGCTCGAGGGCCTTGGCACGCCGGCCCCGGTGGCGCCGACCGAACGGCTGGTTGTCAGCGGCATCTACCGTTACGTGCGCAATCCGATGTACGTCGCCGTGCTGTCGATCATCCTCGGCCAGGCGCTGTTGTTCTCGAGCTGGACGCTCGTCGCCTACGGCGCCGTGGTCGGCGCCGCCATGGTCTCGTTCGTCAGGCTCTACGAAGAGCCGACGCTCGCCCGTCGCTACGGCGCCGAGTACGAGGCCTACCGTCGCGCCGTCCCCGGCTGGCTGCCGCGGCTGACGCCATGGCGCGGGTGA